In Nocardia sp. NBC_00403, one DNA window encodes the following:
- a CDS encoding GNAT family N-acetyltransferase has translation MSEELSQLRQQFAKILADILDREARAMARSVERFGAEARQAARSLDETNSRAAGEIGDSAEPASVRPMGSSGTPSRSAIGAGDDRLPSEYLDPTLDGVGPVTVGPAQATDGPGIARAHVLASRVAFRDLPGAAEHLDDFLLGNLGPRKIVDWSRLAASGEPGLWVARTADNTVAGFIWVSTRDDGAGVVNAWYVHPNWHGTGVGRGLMQTALDWLGDVDVYTQTTVGTKAIRRYKEHGFGVFGELEDTPLQLKDAKLDAPQVALKRFAGAAGR, from the coding sequence ATGTCTGAAGAATTATCCCAGTTACGCCAGCAATTCGCAAAGATCCTGGCCGATATCCTCGACCGGGAAGCCAGGGCGATGGCCCGATCTGTCGAACGTTTCGGCGCAGAAGCCAGACAGGCGGCAAGAAGCCTTGATGAGACCAATAGTCGGGCCGCAGGCGAGATCGGCGATTCCGCAGAGCCCGCATCGGTGCGGCCGATGGGCTCGTCCGGTACACCTTCTCGATCCGCGATCGGTGCTGGCGACGACCGACTGCCGTCGGAATATCTGGACCCGACCCTGGACGGAGTCGGACCCGTAACCGTGGGACCCGCACAAGCGACGGACGGGCCGGGGATCGCTCGTGCGCACGTGCTGGCATCGCGCGTTGCCTTCCGCGATCTTCCGGGGGCCGCAGAGCACCTCGATGATTTCCTGTTGGGCAACTTGGGCCCGCGGAAGATCGTCGACTGGTCACGGCTGGCCGCGTCGGGCGAGCCGGGGCTGTGGGTAGCACGAACGGCCGACAATACGGTCGCGGGATTTATATGGGTGTCGACTCGCGACGATGGCGCCGGGGTGGTGAATGCGTGGTATGTGCATCCGAATTGGCACGGCACCGGAGTCGGCCGAGGCCTGATGCAGACGGCGCTCGACTGGTTGGGGGACGTTGATGTCTACACGCAAACTACCGTGGGCACCAAGGCGATCAGACGCTATAAGGAACATGGATTCGGCGTCTTCGGGGAATTGGAAGACACACCACTACAGCTGAAAGACGCAAAGCTGGATGCACCCCAGGTCGCGTTGAAACGCTTTGCAGGAGCGGCGGGAAGGTAA